A single window of Senegalia massiliensis DNA harbors:
- a CDS encoding SigB/SigF/SigG family RNA polymerase sigma factor, with translation MANKNSATKSYNADDEKVDVKKLFKIYAETNDKEVRDDLINRHLYIAEILSKKYANRGIDFDDIYQVACLGLIYAIDRYDLEKGYEFSSFATPTIIGEIKKYFRDKGWSIRVPRRIQELSKKINNAKLLLSQQLQKTPTVGDIAEYLNATEEEVLEAMEASKVYTPHSLDASLDSDREDKDVSLAALIGEEDHHLLKIENRDFLLDTIEKLNDIEKKIIKDRYFNRKTQIAIAEEIGMSQMTISRLEKKIIQKFRKELNKIYAE, from the coding sequence ATGGCAAATAAAAACTCTGCCACAAAATCATATAATGCAGATGATGAAAAAGTAGATGTTAAGAAACTATTTAAAATATATGCTGAAACTAATGATAAGGAAGTCAGAGATGATCTTATAAATAGACACCTTTATATAGCAGAAATATTATCAAAAAAATATGCTAATAGAGGTATAGATTTTGATGATATTTATCAGGTAGCATGTTTAGGTTTGATTTATGCTATAGACAGATATGATTTGGAAAAAGGATATGAATTTTCTAGTTTTGCAACTCCTACAATAATAGGTGAAATAAAAAAATATTTTAGAGATAAAGGTTGGTCTATAAGAGTTCCGAGAAGGATACAAGAGCTATCAAAGAAAATAAATAATGCAAAATTATTATTAAGCCAACAATTACAAAAAACTCCTACTGTTGGTGATATAGCTGAGTATTTAAATGCTACAGAAGAAGAAGTATTAGAAGCTATGGAGGCAAGTAAAGTTTATACACCTCATTCATTAGATGCTTCTCTTGATTCAGATAGAGAAGATAAAGATGTAAGCTTAGCAGCGTTAATAGGAGAAGAAGATCATCATTTACTTAAAATAGAAAACAGGGACTTTCTATTAGATACTATTGAGAAATTGAATGATATAGAAAAGAAAATAATAAAAGATAGATATTTTAATAGGAAAACTCAAATAGCAATAGCAGAAGAAATTGGTATGAGTCAAATGACTATATCTAGATTAGAAAAGAAAATAATACAAAAGTTTAGAAAAGAATTAAATAAGATTTATGCAGAATAA
- a CDS encoding ATP-binding protein, giving the protein MEDLKFDAIDNGKENVDHIKLSMPNKAEYVSLIRLTASSIANRIGFNIDEIDDIKVAIGEACTNAIRHGCKNINDTYDIEFFAHKDKIEIQIKDTGKENANVCIKEPNIEELSEGGLGLFIIRTLMDDVKIKTTEGKGTIIRMMKMLGVD; this is encoded by the coding sequence GTGGAAGATTTAAAGTTTGATGCAATAGATAATGGAAAAGAAAATGTAGATCATATAAAATTAAGTATGCCTAACAAAGCTGAATATGTAAGCCTTATAAGACTTACAGCTTCTTCAATTGCAAATCGTATAGGGTTTAATATTGATGAAATTGATGATATAAAAGTAGCTATAGGTGAAGCTTGTACAAATGCAATAAGACATGGATGTAAAAATATAAATGACACATATGATATAGAATTTTTTGCTCACAAAGATAAAATTGAGATACAAATAAAAGATACAGGAAAAGAAAATGCCAACGTGTGTATAAAAGAGCCTAATATAGAAGAATTATCAGAAGGTGGACTAGGTTTATTTATAATAAGAACACTAATGGATGATGTTAAAATAAAAACCACAGAAGGCAAAGGTACAATTATTCGTATGATGAAAATGTTAGGGGTAGATTAA
- a CDS encoding STAS domain-containing protein has product MALNVDKSYNEEKESWVLKPQGEIDIYTAPKFKEILLNVIESKESDIIIDGEKLEYIDSTGLGVLISGLKKLKKTEKNIMIINLRPNIVKLFEITGLNKVFVVKGV; this is encoded by the coding sequence ATGGCATTAAATGTAGACAAATCATATAACGAAGAGAAAGAATCATGGGTATTAAAACCACAAGGAGAAATAGATATATATACAGCTCCTAAATTCAAAGAAATATTATTAAATGTTATAGAATCTAAAGAAAGTGATATAATAATAGATGGAGAAAAGTTAGAATATATAGATTCTACAGGACTAGGTGTTTTAATAAGTGGATTAAAAAAACTGAAAAAAACTGAAAAAAATATAATGATAATAAATCTACGCCCTAACATAGTTAAACTATTTGAAATTACAGGATTAAACAAAGTCTTTGTAGTTAAGGGGGTGTAA